A region from the Oryzias latipes chromosome 20, ASM223467v1 genome encodes:
- the LOC101159052 gene encoding myosin regulatory light chain 2, smooth muscle minor isoform — MASKKAKVKSTKKRPQRATSNVFAMFDQSQIQEFKEAFNMIDQNRDGFVDKEDLHDMLASLGKNPNDDYLEAMMNEAPGPINFTMFLTMFGEKLNGTDPEDVIRNAFACFDEEGTGFIQEDYLRELLTTMGDRFTEEEVDELFREAPIDKKSNFNYVEFTRILKHGARDKDD; from the exons ATGGCTAGCAAAAAGGCTAAGGTCAAGTCCACAAAGAAGCGCCCTCAGCGCGCCACTTCCAATGTCTTCGCCATGTTCGACCAGTCCCAGATTCAGGAATTCAAGGAGGCTTTCAACATGATTGACCAGAACCGGGACGGGTTTGTGGACAAGGAGGATCTCCACGACATGCTGGCTTCCCTGG gAAAGAATCCAAATGATGATTACCTGGAGGCTATGATGAATGAAGCTCCAGGACCGATCAACTTCACGATGTTCCTCACGATGTTTGGAGAAAAGCTCAACGGAACAGACCCCGAAGACGTAATACGGAACGCGTTTGCTTGTTTTGACGAAGAGGGAACAG GTTTCATCCAAGAGGATTACCTCAGGGAGCTGCTCACAACAATGGGGGACAGGTTTAcagaggaggaggtggatgaGCTCTTCAGGGAGGCCCCTATTGATAAGAAGAGTAACTTCAACTATGTGGAGTTCACGCGCATCCTAAAGCACGGCGCAAGGGATAAGGACGATTAA
- the fastkd3 gene encoding FAST kinase domain-containing protein 3, mitochondrial, producing MALGRVPRLLLLERSRICWSALGLVCPTGLLRTSNPLQCAACLCGPCTVPSHGNLQRNCGTRRLTTTIREPVFVASSSVGLHKESFLHFCLTQLHRPSCGEERGFQQQLQRCSSSQEVFKLLHSVEILSDTMAAAALHRVADLEQDGSSLKDPTVLEKDTIRALCFQLEQDSARLTDAGLVSALLAGTRLFLDPGSTLMVRLASESQARLDQGRMTVGQLCTLGQAMLAMEGPTSGMLEQAMEFIQRQEPALWSLEELVAAYRLLQGCGGDVGKHRNLLNKMHSQAMTVASRMDPFGVSELLSALVALNQTQAMPLVITLCKQAVRHIPYFTDEELSCVLDALMHFGHSDHYLVEAMEKYVPTMTFTSNPETVTKVAQFFALRNILSPVVFNALAESFVYRADDYTTTQVARQIVAFGKLGYLPPNAGQVFGKLETVLQLRFSHFHPRVLLSLLHACTLVERFPVNFVSKVFSSYFLQQLQDETTGLDRAVLAQLTQLYMTVKLECPFYEGPRLLPKYRVKSFLMSSRSLETPVDQHLYNAVKNGLVDLLGDRSYFASKVLTPYCYTLDVEIKLDEGGYVLHASQTDDVCKRVALCIDGQRRFTSNSRQLLGKETMKQRHLRLLGYEVAQIPYYEFEKLHSKTSVVEYLHQKIFPHTYRMSW from the exons ATGGCTTTGGGACGCGTCCCGAGGCTTTTGCTGCTGGAGAGGTCcaggatctgttggtctgcactTGGACTTGTCTGTCCCACCGGCCTTTTGAGAACCTCCAACCCGCTCCAGTGCGCAGCATGTCTGTGTGGGCCGTGCACCGTCCCAAGTCACGGAAACCTCCAGCGGAACTGCGGGACGAGGCGCCTCACAACCACCATCAGGGAGCCCGTGTTCGTCGCCAGCAGCTCCGTCGGACTCCACAAGGAGTCGTTTCTCCACTTCTGTCTAACCCAGCTGCATCGCCCCTCGTGTGGGGAGGAACGGGGGTTCCAGCAGCAACTCCAGCGATGCTCCTCCTCCCAGGAGGTCTTCAAACTCCTGCACTCGGTGGAGATCCTGTCTGACACCATGGCTGCAGCTGCGCTTCATCGTGTGGCTGACCTGGAACAGGACGGAAGTTCCCTCAAAGACCCCACGGTGCTGGAGAAAGACACCATCCGGGCTTTGTGCTTCCAGCTGGAGCAGGATTCTGCGCGGCTGACGGACGCTGGGCTGGTGTCAGCCCTTCTGGCCGGCACGCGCCTCTTCTTGGACCCTGGGAGCACGTTGATGGTCCGCCTGGCGTCAGAGAGCCAGGCCCGGCTCGACCAGGGACGGATGACGGTGGGACAACTGTGCACCCTGGGCCAGGCCATGCTGGCCATGGAGGGTCCAACCAGTGGGATGCTGGAGCAGGCGATGGAGTTCATCCAGAGGCAGGAGCCGGCTCTGTGGAGCCTGGAAGAACTTGTCGCTGCTTATAGACTTCTGCAGGGATGTGGGGGTGATGTTGGAAAACACAGGAACTTGCTGAATAAGATGCACAGTCAAGCCATGACAGTTGCCTCCAGGATGGATCCTTTTGGTGTCAGTGAGCTGCTGAGTGCTCTAGTTGCCCTTAACCAGACACAGGCCATGCCTCTTGTCATCACTCTGTGCAAACAAGCTGTGCGCCACATACCTTACTTCACCGACGAGGAGCTCTCCTGTGTCCTGGATGCGCTCATGCACTTTGGTCACAGCGATCACTACTTGGTTGAGGCCATGGAGAAATATGTCCCTACGATGACGTTTACCTCCAACCCAGAGACGGTGACCAAAGTGGCGCAGTTCTTCGCTCTGAGGAACATCCTGTCCCCCGTCGTCTTCAACGCGCTTGCGGAGAGCTTTGTGTACCGGGCGGATGACTACACCACCACCCAGGTCGCCCGGCAGATCGTGGCCTTTGGAAAGCTGGGTTACCTCCCGCCCAACGCGGGCCAGGTTTTCGGGAAACTAGAAACCGTCCTGCAGTTGCGTTTCTCCCACTTCCACCCGCGGGTGCTGCTCAGCCTGCTCCACGCCTGCACCCTGGTGGAAAGGTTCCCCGTCAATTTTGTCTCCAAAGTTTTTAGCAGCTACTTCCTCCAGCAGCTTCAAG ATGAGACCACCGGATTGGACCGGGCCGTTCTGGCGCAGCTGACTCAGCTCTACATGACGGTGAAGCTAGAGTGTCCTTTCTACGAG GGTCCCAGGCTCCTCCCAAAGTACAGAGTCAAATCTTTCCTCATGTCCAGTCGCTCCTTGGAGACACCAGTGGATCAGCATCTATACAACGCTGTGAAAAATGGATTAGTGGATTTGTTAGGAGACCGCTCGTACTTTGCATCCAAAGTCCTGACTCCGTACTGCTATACACTCG ACGTGGAGATCAAACTGGACGAGGGAGGATACGTGCTGCACGCCAGTCAAACTGACGACGTTTGTAAGAG AGTAGCTctgtgtattgatggacagaggAGGTTCACTTCAAACTCCAGACAGCTGCTGGGAAAAGAGACCATGAAGCAGAGGCATCTGCGGCTCCTGGGATACGAAGTGGCTCAG attcCCTACTATGAATTTGAAAAGCTGCACAGCAAGACCAGTGTGGTGGAGTACCTTCATCAAAAAATCTTCCCCCACACCTACAGGATGAGCTGGTGA
- the LOC101159542 gene encoding charged multivesicular body protein 5, with amino-acid sequence MNRIFGTGKPKAPPPNLSDCIGNVDSRTESVDKKIARLDAELVKYKDQMKKMRDGPSKNMVKQKAMRVLKQKRMYEGQRDNLMQQSFNMEQANYTIQTLKDTKTTVDAMKTGLKEMKKAYKQVKIDKIEDIQDQLEDMMEDANEIQEAMGRSYGTPEIDEDDLEAELDALGDELLMDDDSSYLDEAATAPSIPEGNPGDRTANRDGVLVDEFGLPQIPAT; translated from the exons ATGAATCGTATTTTTGGTACAGGTAAACCCAAAGCTCCGCCACCAAACCTGTCTGACTGCATCGGAAAC GTTGATTCTCGGACGGAGTCCGTCGACAAGAAAATCGCGAGACTTGATGCAGAACTGGTCAAATACAAGGATCAAATGAAAAAGATGAGAGATGGGCCCTCTAAG AACATGGTGAAGCAAAAAGCAATGAGAGTTTTGAAGCAAAAAAGGAt gTACGAAGGCCAAAGGGATAACCTCATGCAGCAGTCATTCAACATGGAACAAGCTAACTACACCATCCAGACACTTAAAGACACTAAAACTACA GTTGACGCCATGAAAACAGGCCTTAAGGAAATGAAGAAGGCATACAAGCAAGTGAAAATTGATAAGATTGAG gatATCCAAGACCAACTtgaggacatgatggaggatGCTAATGAAATTCAGGAGGCAATGGGGAGAAGTTATGGCACACCTGAAATCGATGAGGACGACTTGGAAGCAG AACTGGATGCTTTGGGAGATGAGCTCCTCATGGATGATGACAGCTCCTACCTGGATGAAGCTGCGACTGCTCCCTCCATCCCAGAGGGAAATCCGGGCGACAGAACAGCCAACagg GATGGTGTCCTGGTGGATGAGTTTGGCCTCCCTCAGATTCCTGCTACATAA